The following are from one region of the Procambarus clarkii isolate CNS0578487 chromosome 52, FALCON_Pclarkii_2.0, whole genome shotgun sequence genome:
- the LOC123763501 gene encoding protein SPT2 homolog, giving the protein MTGWTVKEVNWERQMPGREGLASHSTGAGRLSESVSAGAGRLSESLSAGAGRFSESLSAGAGRFSESLSAGAGRLSESLSAGAGRFSESLSAGAGRFSESLSAGAGRLSESLSAGAGRFSESLSAGAGRFSESLSAGAGRFSESLSAGAGRFSESLSAGAGRFSESLSAGAGKLSES; this is encoded by the exons ATGACAGGTTGGACTGTTAAAGAGGTGAACTGGGAACGACAAATGCCCGGGAGAG AAGGTTTAGCGAGTCATAGTACTGGTGCTGGAAGGTTAAGCGAGTCCGTCAGTGCTGGTGCTGGAAGGTTAAGCGAGTCCCTCAGTGCTGGTGCTGGAAGGTTCAGCGAGTCCCTCAGTGCTGGTGCTGGAAGGTTCAGCGAGTCCCTCAGTGCTGGTGCTGGAAGGTTAAGCGAGTCCCTCAGTGCTGGTGCTGGAAGGTTCAGCGAGTCCCTCAGTGCTGGTGCTGGAAGGTTCAGCGAGTCCCTCAGTGCTGGTGCTGGAAGGTTAAGCGAGTCCCTCAGTGCTGGTGCTGGAAGGTTCAGCGAGTCCCTCAGTGCTGGTGCTGGAAGGTTCAGCGAGTCCCTCAGTGCTGGTGCTGGAAGGTTCAGCGAGTCCCTCAGTGCTGGTGCTGGAAGGTTCAGCGAGTCCCTCAGTGCTGGTGCTGGAAGGTTCAGCGAGTCCCTCAGTGCTGGTGCTGGAAAGCTTAGCGAGTCATAG